The proteins below come from a single Saccharopolyspora sp. SCSIO 74807 genomic window:
- a CDS encoding sodium-translocating pyrophosphatase yields MNLAQAAPGGGLDLSGADYAVVGVVMVIALAALAFGYVLIKEVLAAGQGSAKMQEISRAVQEGAAAYLNRQFRTLAGFAVVVFLVLFALPADSAAERIGRSIFFLFGAAFSAAIGYLGMWLSTRANVRVAAASNDPGAGRQTAMKVAFRTGGVVGMTTVGLGLFGASLVVLVYAGEAPRVLEGFGFGAALLAMFMRVGGGIFTKAADVGADLVGKVEQDIPEDDPRNAATIADNVGDNVGDCAGMAADLFESYAVTLVASLILGTAAFGLKGLLFPLIVPAIGVVTAVIGVYITRARAAESALTAINRSFYISAGISAVACAIAALLYLPTSFSQLAGVSPEISNSPGNPALIALAAVIIGILLAVVILKLTGYFTATEHRPVQDVGKSSLTGPATVILTGLSVGFESAVYTALVIGAAVLGAFLLSGTLTVALFAVALAGCGLLTTVGVIVAMDTFGPVADNAQGIAEMSGEFEGEGAKILTELDAVGNTTKAITKGIAIATAVLAATALFGSYQDAITKAARNVGEAISAADYQVFAPNVLVGIAIGAAVVFLFSGLAINAVSRAAGAVVYEVRRQFKDNPGIMDGSTRPEYHRVVDICTRDSLRELATPGLLAVLAPIAVGFGLGVGPLAGYLAGAIAAGTLMAIFLANSGGAWDNSKKLVEDGYHGGKGSEAHSATVIGDTVGDPFKDTAGPAINPLIKVMNLVSVLIAPAVVTLTMGDSASRPVQIAIAVVAALVIVGAVVASKRRSTAIADEPADEGKVVNGAA; encoded by the coding sequence ATGAACCTCGCGCAAGCCGCTCCCGGCGGCGGTCTGGATCTCAGCGGCGCGGACTACGCCGTGGTCGGTGTCGTCATGGTCATCGCCCTGGCCGCGCTGGCCTTCGGCTACGTGCTGATCAAGGAGGTGCTGGCGGCCGGTCAGGGATCGGCCAAGATGCAGGAGATCTCCCGAGCGGTCCAGGAAGGTGCCGCCGCGTACCTCAACCGCCAGTTCCGCACCCTCGCCGGGTTCGCGGTGGTGGTGTTCCTGGTGCTGTTCGCGCTACCCGCCGACAGCGCCGCCGAGCGGATCGGCCGATCGATCTTCTTCCTGTTCGGTGCCGCGTTCTCGGCGGCCATCGGTTACCTCGGGATGTGGCTGTCCACCCGCGCGAACGTGCGGGTCGCGGCGGCCTCGAACGACCCGGGTGCGGGCAGGCAGACGGCGATGAAGGTGGCGTTCCGCACCGGCGGTGTGGTCGGCATGACCACGGTCGGCCTTGGCCTGTTCGGTGCGTCCCTGGTGGTGCTGGTCTACGCCGGTGAAGCACCGCGGGTGCTGGAGGGCTTCGGCTTCGGCGCCGCCCTGCTGGCGATGTTCATGCGGGTCGGCGGCGGCATCTTCACCAAGGCCGCCGACGTGGGTGCCGACCTGGTCGGCAAGGTCGAGCAGGACATCCCGGAGGACGACCCCCGCAACGCCGCGACCATCGCGGACAACGTGGGCGACAACGTCGGCGACTGCGCGGGCATGGCGGCGGACCTGTTCGAGTCCTACGCGGTCACGCTGGTGGCCTCGCTGATCCTGGGCACCGCCGCGTTCGGCCTGAAGGGTCTGCTGTTCCCGCTGATCGTGCCCGCGATCGGCGTGGTCACCGCGGTCATCGGCGTCTACATCACCAGGGCGCGGGCCGCCGAGAGCGCGCTGACCGCGATCAACCGCTCGTTCTACATCTCGGCGGGCATCTCCGCGGTCGCGTGCGCGATCGCCGCGCTGCTGTACCTGCCGACGTCGTTCTCGCAGTTGGCCGGGGTCTCCCCGGAGATCAGCAACAGCCCGGGCAACCCGGCGCTGATCGCGCTCGCCGCGGTGATCATCGGCATTCTGCTGGCCGTGGTGATCCTGAAGCTGACCGGCTACTTCACCGCCACCGAGCACCGGCCGGTGCAGGACGTCGGCAAGTCCTCGCTGACCGGCCCGGCCACGGTGATCCTCACCGGCCTGTCCGTCGGGTTCGAGTCCGCCGTCTACACCGCTTTGGTGATCGGCGCGGCGGTCCTCGGTGCATTCCTGCTCTCGGGCACGTTGACGGTGGCGCTGTTCGCGGTCGCGCTGGCCGGCTGCGGGCTGCTGACCACGGTCGGCGTGATCGTCGCGATGGACACCTTCGGACCGGTCGCGGACAACGCGCAGGGCATCGCCGAGATGTCCGGCGAGTTCGAGGGCGAGGGCGCCAAGATCCTCACCGAGCTGGACGCGGTGGGCAACACCACCAAGGCCATCACCAAGGGCATCGCCATCGCGACCGCGGTGCTGGCGGCGACGGCGCTGTTCGGGTCGTACCAGGACGCGATCACGAAGGCCGCCCGCAACGTCGGAGAGGCGATCAGCGCGGCCGACTACCAGGTGTTCGCGCCCAACGTGCTGGTCGGCATCGCGATCGGGGCGGCCGTGGTGTTCCTGTTCTCCGGGCTCGCGATCAACGCGGTGTCCCGCGCGGCAGGCGCCGTGGTCTACGAGGTGCGGCGCCAGTTCAAGGACAACCCGGGGATCATGGACGGTTCGACCCGGCCGGAGTACCACCGCGTCGTCGACATCTGCACCCGCGACTCGCTGCGCGAGCTCGCCACCCCCGGTCTGCTGGCGGTGCTGGCGCCGATCGCGGTGGGCTTCGGGCTCGGCGTCGGTCCGCTGGCCGGTTACCTGGCGGGCGCGATCGCCGCCGGCACCCTGATGGCGATCTTCCTGGCCAACTCCGGCGGTGCGTGGGACAACTCGAAGAAGCTGGTCGAGGACGGCTACCACGGCGGCAAGGGTTCCGAGGCGCACTCGGCGACGGTCATCGGCGACACGGTCGGCGACCCGTTCAAGGACACCGCTGGACCGGCGATCAACCCGCTGATCAAGGTGATGAACCTGGTCTCGGTGCTGATCGCGCCTGCGGTGGTCACCCTGACCATGGGCGACTCGGCCTCGCGGCCGGTGCAGATCGCGATCGCGGTCGTGGCGGCGCTGGTGATCGTGGGCGCGGTCGTGGCGTCGAAGCGGCGCAGCACGGCCATCGCCGACGAGCCTGCCGACGAGGGCAAGGTCGTCAACGGCGCGGCCTGA
- a CDS encoding DEAD/DEAH box helicase, with the protein MGAGQADTGRDRDGRGRRLLDRALAGVPADESPLRHVEQTPARPAKHADWPDWAPEQLVAAMRARGAELPWSHQTEGAEAARAGEHVVVATGTASGKSMIYQLPVLAELLSDARSTALYLSPTKALGADQLRAVEELCGEGLEGVRASSYDGDTPKVERDWVRAHGRWVFTNPDMLHHGVLTRHSRWARFFRNLKFVVIDECHTYRGVFGSHVALLLRRLRRIARYYGSDPVFVLASATVADPGALAERLTGVECHAISEDGSPRGSRTVALWEPPLLDDLAGENDAPVRRAAGTEAARILTELVIEGARTLAFIRSRRGVELAALSTRRALSEVDHELADKVAAYRGGYLPEDRRWLERALLSGELLAVAATNALELGVDIAGLDAVVVAGYPGTLASFWQQAGRAGRDGEDALVIFVARDDPLDTYLVHNPPAVLDRPVESTVLDPANPYVLEPHLACAAAELPLDESSFEIFGGAPARAAVEALTDEGVLRKRPRGWYWTAKDRPHGAVELRGSGGQQVAVVEGDSGRMLGTVDPESACSMVHPGAVHLHQGQSFVVDELDLDSGLALVHSENPEWTTSPRDVVDISVLRTVEERMVAPGVTVCLGDVEVTSQVVGYLRKLPSGEVLDQVALELPARNLVTRAVWYTISDELLTGSAPGRAGLDPARIPGALHAAEHAAIGLLPLFATCDRWDIGGVSTARHEHTGRATVFVHDGHPGGAGFADRGYAALFPWLAATREAIVSCGCPAGCPSCVQSPKCGNGNEPLDKAGAVAVLDVLSTAHGEAAGRG; encoded by the coding sequence ATGGGTGCAGGCCAGGCGGACACCGGCCGGGACCGGGACGGCCGCGGGCGACGGCTGCTCGATCGCGCGCTGGCCGGAGTGCCTGCCGACGAGTCCCCGTTGCGCCACGTCGAGCAGACACCAGCACGCCCGGCCAAGCACGCGGATTGGCCGGACTGGGCGCCGGAACAGCTGGTGGCCGCGATGCGCGCCCGCGGCGCGGAGCTGCCGTGGTCGCACCAGACCGAAGGGGCCGAAGCGGCGCGGGCCGGTGAGCACGTCGTGGTGGCCACCGGCACCGCCTCCGGCAAGTCGATGATCTACCAGCTCCCCGTGCTCGCCGAGCTGCTGTCGGACGCGCGGAGCACCGCGCTGTACCTGTCCCCGACCAAGGCGCTCGGCGCCGACCAGCTCCGGGCGGTGGAGGAGCTTTGCGGTGAAGGGCTCGAAGGAGTGCGTGCGAGCTCCTACGACGGGGACACGCCCAAGGTCGAACGGGACTGGGTTCGCGCGCACGGTCGCTGGGTCTTCACGAACCCGGACATGCTCCACCACGGCGTGCTCACCCGGCACTCGCGATGGGCGCGGTTCTTCCGGAACCTCAAGTTCGTGGTGATCGACGAGTGCCACACCTACCGCGGCGTGTTCGGTTCCCACGTGGCACTGCTGCTGCGGCGGCTGCGGCGGATCGCCCGGTACTACGGGTCGGACCCGGTGTTCGTGCTGGCCTCGGCGACGGTGGCCGATCCCGGTGCGCTCGCCGAACGGCTCACCGGGGTGGAGTGCCACGCGATCAGCGAAGACGGTTCACCGCGGGGTTCGCGGACCGTCGCGTTGTGGGAACCGCCGTTGCTGGACGACTTGGCGGGCGAGAACGACGCGCCGGTGCGTCGCGCGGCCGGGACCGAGGCGGCGCGCATCCTGACCGAGCTGGTCATCGAGGGCGCGCGGACGCTGGCGTTCATCCGCTCGCGGCGCGGCGTCGAGCTGGCCGCGCTGTCCACCCGGCGCGCTCTGTCCGAAGTGGACCATGAACTCGCGGACAAGGTCGCCGCCTACCGCGGCGGTTACCTCCCCGAGGACCGGCGCTGGCTGGAACGGGCGTTGCTGTCCGGGGAACTGCTCGCGGTGGCGGCGACCAACGCCTTGGAACTGGGTGTGGACATCGCGGGGCTCGACGCCGTGGTGGTGGCCGGGTATCCGGGAACGCTGGCCTCGTTCTGGCAGCAGGCGGGCCGGGCCGGGCGGGATGGGGAGGACGCGCTGGTCATCTTCGTCGCGCGGGATGATCCGCTGGACACCTACCTGGTGCACAACCCGCCCGCGGTGCTGGACCGGCCGGTCGAATCGACGGTGCTGGATCCGGCGAACCCGTACGTGCTCGAACCGCACCTGGCTTGCGCCGCCGCGGAGCTGCCGCTGGACGAATCATCGTTCGAGATCTTCGGCGGGGCGCCCGCGCGGGCGGCGGTCGAGGCGCTGACCGACGAAGGTGTGCTGCGCAAACGGCCACGCGGCTGGTACTGGACCGCGAAGGATCGGCCGCACGGGGCGGTGGAGCTGCGCGGGTCAGGAGGCCAGCAGGTCGCGGTGGTGGAGGGCGACTCGGGGCGGATGCTGGGCACCGTCGACCCGGAATCGGCCTGCTCGATGGTGCATCCCGGTGCGGTGCACCTGCACCAGGGCCAGTCGTTCGTCGTCGACGAGCTCGACCTGGACAGCGGGCTGGCGCTGGTGCACTCGGAGAACCCGGAGTGGACCACTTCGCCGCGCGACGTCGTGGACATCTCGGTGCTGCGCACCGTGGAGGAACGGATGGTCGCCCCGGGGGTGACGGTCTGCCTCGGCGACGTGGAAGTCACCTCGCAGGTCGTCGGCTACCTGCGCAAACTGCCGTCCGGCGAGGTGCTCGACCAGGTGGCGCTGGAGCTTCCCGCGCGGAACCTGGTGACCCGCGCCGTCTGGTACACGATCTCCGACGAGTTGCTTACCGGCAGCGCGCCGGGGAGGGCCGGGCTGGACCCGGCACGCATCCCCGGCGCGCTGCACGCCGCCGAGCACGCGGCGATCGGCCTGCTGCCGCTGTTCGCGACCTGCGACCGGTGGGACATCGGTGGTGTCTCCACTGCCCGGCACGAACACACCGGACGAGCCACTGTGTTCGTGCACGACGGTCACCCGGGGGGTGCCGGCTTCGCCGACCGCGGCTATGCCGCGTTGTTCCCCTGGTTGGCCGCGACGCGGGAGGCGATCGTCTCCTGCGGGTGCCCGGCGGGGTGCCCGTCCTGCGTTCAGTCGCCGAAGTGCGGGAACGGCAACGAACCGCTGGACAAGGCGGGGGCGGTGGCTGTGCTCGACGTGCTCTCGACCGCGCACGGGGAAGCCGCTGGGCGGGGCTGA